The Prevotella sp. E9-3 genome has a window encoding:
- a CDS encoding biopolymer transporter ExbD — protein MAKKGGSKQKKMDTRVNFTPMVDMMMLLITFFMLCTTLSKPQAMQLTMPSNDENMSKEDKSVTKASYTITLFLGAEDKIYYVEGLPDYENPECIKETTWGKDGVRKLLIEHITEDGFSPVAKVMMAKKKLDEKKEKMGDKMSKEDYEKQLSDIRNGKSDEFVAEFGEKGMQTLTVIIKPTDVSTYNNMVQALDEMLICSIGKYVIDKVNEDDEKLLELKGIKFSDNK, from the coding sequence ATGGCAAAAAAAGGTGGTTCTAAGCAGAAAAAGATGGATACCCGCGTGAACTTCACGCCAATGGTAGACATGATGATGCTTCTGATTACGTTCTTCATGCTCTGTACTACGCTAAGCAAGCCGCAGGCTATGCAGCTGACAATGCCGAGTAATGATGAGAATATGTCCAAGGAAGACAAGTCGGTGACGAAGGCTTCGTACACCATCACCCTGTTCCTTGGAGCTGAAGATAAGATTTACTATGTTGAGGGTCTTCCCGACTATGAGAACCCTGAATGCATCAAGGAGACTACTTGGGGCAAGGATGGTGTTCGCAAGTTGCTGATTGAGCACATCACTGAAGACGGTTTCTCACCTGTAGCCAAGGTCATGATGGCCAAGAAAAAGCTCGATGAGAAGAAGGAGAAGATGGGTGACAAGATGAGCAAAGAAGACTATGAGAAGCAGCTTTCTGACATCCGTAATGGTAAGTCAGATGAATTCGTAGCCGAATTCGGCGAGAAGGGTATGCAGACTCTTACAGTCATCATCAAGCCCACAGATGTGTCAACCTACAACAACATGGTACAAGCTCTTGACGAAATGTTGATTTGCAGTATTGGTAAGTACGTTATCGATAAAGTCAATGAGGACGATGAGAAACTGCTCGAACTCAAAGGCATTAAATTTAGCGATAACAAATAA
- a CDS encoding biopolymer transporter ExbD yields MGKIQIKKKDIWIDMTPMSDVMTLLLCFFMLTSTFLTPEPVKVNTPGSVSQVKVPENDVLNILVSPEGHIYVGSENRNTMNDMLDEVTGKFGVSLTAAQLKNFKEDAMIGAPLSVLPAYLSLEKEKMGEEIQKLSIPLDSINGGMSEFQEWVKAARNSNPDLRLAIKCDGNTSYAVVKKMMSELQDMNENRYQLITNLDTKKLAEE; encoded by the coding sequence ATGGGTAAAATTCAAATTAAGAAGAAAGACATCTGGATCGACATGACGCCTATGTCGGACGTGATGACACTGCTCCTGTGCTTCTTTATGTTGACCTCAACATTCTTGACGCCAGAACCAGTGAAAGTCAACACGCCTGGCTCTGTGTCGCAGGTTAAGGTGCCCGAAAACGATGTACTCAACATTCTGGTATCACCAGAGGGACACATCTATGTGGGCTCTGAGAACCGCAACACAATGAACGACATGCTCGATGAGGTGACTGGCAAGTTTGGCGTAAGTCTGACTGCCGCTCAGCTCAAGAACTTCAAGGAGGATGCCATGATTGGTGCTCCCTTGAGCGTTCTGCCCGCATATCTTAGCCTTGAAAAGGAGAAGATGGGCGAAGAGATCCAGAAGTTGAGCATTCCCCTTGATAGTATCAATGGCGGAATGAGTGAATTCCAGGAATGGGTTAAGGCGGCTCGCAATTCTAACCCCGACCTTCGTCTGGCCATCAAGTGCGACGGTAACACATCGTATGCGGTGGTGAAGAAGATGATGTCGGAGCTTCAGGATATGAACGAGAACCGTTACCAGCTCATCACTAATCTTGACACTAAAAAATTAGCGGAGGAATAA
- a CDS encoding MotA/TolQ/ExbB proton channel family protein produces MATTTNAAAPAKKSGFGGVKDAWIILVICFVIAYCFYEFFLGDPSHFAGGDKTGHPSDIYGTVYKGGFVVSIIITLLLTVITLGVERFFAIKSAAGKLNLAKFTAQVKELIKAQKFTEAKALCDKMQGSVANVVLASINMYESVESDSSLKKAAKVAKIQQAHEEAIQLEMPTLQMNMPMVATIVSLGTLTALFGTVMGMIGSFQALSAGGGADSMALSAGISEALVNTASGILTSWVATVVYNFFSNKIDKLTYALDEIGFTIAATYDSNHNEA; encoded by the coding sequence ATGGCAACAACAACAAATGCTGCAGCCCCAGCTAAAAAGTCGGGCTTCGGAGGCGTAAAAGACGCATGGATTATCCTCGTTATTTGCTTCGTTATCGCTTACTGCTTCTACGAATTCTTCCTTGGCGATCCCAGCCACTTCGCTGGTGGTGACAAGACTGGACACCCCTCAGACATCTATGGTACAGTGTATAAAGGTGGTTTCGTTGTATCTATCATCATCACCCTGTTGCTCACCGTTATCACTCTGGGTGTAGAGCGTTTCTTCGCTATCAAGTCTGCCGCTGGTAAGCTCAACCTCGCTAAGTTCACCGCTCAGGTAAAAGAACTCATCAAGGCTCAGAAGTTCACTGAGGCAAAGGCTCTCTGCGACAAGATGCAGGGTTCAGTAGCTAACGTAGTACTCGCTTCTATCAATATGTATGAGAGCGTTGAGTCTGACAGCTCACTGAAGAAGGCTGCTAAAGTAGCAAAGATTCAGCAGGCTCACGAAGAGGCCATCCAGCTGGAGATGCCTACCCTTCAGATGAACATGCCTATGGTTGCTACTATCGTATCTCTGGGTACTCTGACCGCTCTGTTCGGTACCGTTATGGGTATGATCGGATCATTCCAGGCTCTGTCTGCTGGTGGTGGTGCTGACTCTATGGCTCTGTCTGCAGGTATTTCTGAGGCCCTTGTGAACACCGCATCAGGTATTTTGACTTCTTGGGTTGCTACCGTTGTTTATAACTTCTTCTCAAACAAGATCGATAAGCTGACCTACGCTCTCGATGAGATTGGTTTCACTATCGCTGCTACCTACGATTCTAACCACAACGAGGCTTAA
- a CDS encoding pyridoxal phosphate-dependent aminotransferase, translated as MAQLSNRLQRLAPSATLAMSQKSSEMKAQGIDVINLSVGEPDFNTPDHIKEAAKRAVDENYSRYSPVPGYPELRRAIVDKLKRENDLDYSINEILVSNGAKQSVCNTVMSLVNPGEEVIIPAPYWVSYPQMAKLAGGEPVFVEATFEQNFKMTAEQLEAAITPKTRLIILCSPSNPTGSVYNKEELRALANIILKHEDLFVLADEIYEHINYVGHHESIAQFPGMKERTIIVNGVSKAYAMTGWRIGYIAAPEWIVKGCNKLQGQYTSGPCSVSQKAAEFAYTQSQECVEQMRQAFERRRNLIVELAKGIPGLEVNVPEGAFYLFPKCSSFFGKSDGETTINNSTDFAMYLLEKGHVATVGGDAFGDPNCFRMSYATSDDNIREAMRRIAEVLAKLK; from the coding sequence ATGGCACAACTTTCAAATCGTTTGCAGCGTCTAGCCCCATCAGCAACGCTGGCAATGTCGCAAAAGAGTTCTGAAATGAAAGCTCAGGGTATCGATGTAATCAACTTAAGCGTAGGTGAACCCGACTTTAACACTCCCGACCACATTAAGGAAGCCGCCAAGCGCGCAGTAGATGAGAACTACTCACGCTACTCTCCCGTTCCCGGTTATCCCGAACTGCGTCGCGCCATTGTCGATAAGTTGAAGCGCGAGAACGATCTCGACTATAGCATTAACGAGATTCTCGTTTCAAATGGTGCAAAGCAAAGCGTCTGCAACACGGTGATGTCATTGGTAAATCCAGGCGAGGAAGTAATCATCCCAGCTCCCTATTGGGTAAGCTACCCACAGATGGCAAAACTGGCAGGCGGTGAGCCTGTATTCGTAGAGGCCACCTTCGAACAAAACTTCAAGATGACTGCCGAACAGCTGGAGGCAGCCATCACCCCAAAGACCCGTTTGATTATTCTCTGCTCTCCAAGCAATCCTACAGGTTCTGTATATAATAAAGAGGAACTGCGCGCACTCGCGAACATTATATTAAAACATGAGGATCTCTTCGTCCTCGCAGATGAGATTTATGAGCACATCAACTACGTTGGTCATCACGAATCAATAGCTCAGTTCCCTGGCATGAAAGAACGCACCATCATCGTAAATGGTGTATCAAAAGCTTACGCCATGACCGGATGGCGCATTGGCTACATTGCCGCTCCCGAATGGATAGTAAAAGGATGCAACAAACTTCAGGGCCAGTACACCAGCGGTCCTTGCTCAGTGAGCCAAAAGGCTGCCGAGTTTGCATATACACAGAGTCAGGAATGCGTTGAGCAGATGCGCCAGGCATTTGAACGCCGCCGCAATCTCATCGTAGAGTTGGCTAAAGGAATCCCCGGTTTGGAAGTAAATGTACCCGAGGGTGCATTCTACCTGTTCCCTAAGTGTAGCAGCTTCTTCGGAAAGAGCGATGGCGAGACGACCATCAACAACTCTACCGACTTTGCTATGTACCTGCTAGAGAAAGGCCATGTGGCTACTGTAGGCGGTGATGCTTTCGGCGATCCCAACTGTTTCCGCATGAGTTATGCTACCAGCGACGACAACATCCGTGAAGCTATGCGACGCATTGCAGAGGTACTCGCTAAACTCAAATAA
- a CDS encoding bifunctional 3,4-dihydroxy-2-butanone-4-phosphate synthase/GTP cyclohydrolase II, with the protein MQKFQLNTIEDAIDDFRNGKFVIVVDDEDRENEGDLICAAEKITPEMVNFMLKYARGVLCAPITISRAQELDLPRQVSENTSVLGTPFTVTVDKLEGCTTGVSAHDRAATIQALADPTSTPQTFGRPGHINPLYAQDNGVLRRSGHTEAAVDLCKLAGLYPAGALMEIMNDDGTMARMPELQAFAQEHQLKIITIRDLIAYRLKQESLIEVGVEVDMPTEHGHFRIIPFKQKSNGQEHFALIKGEWKEDEPILVRVHSSCMTGDILGSKRCDCGEQLHKAMEMIEKEGKGVIVYMQQEGRGIGLMNKLAAYKLQEEGYDTVDANLCLGFKADERDYGCGAQMLRHLGVHKMRLMTNNPVKRVGLEGYGLEIIENVPIEVTPNQYNLRYLKTKQERMGHILHL; encoded by the coding sequence ATGCAAAAGTTTCAATTAAACACAATAGAAGACGCCATTGACGATTTCCGCAATGGTAAGTTTGTCATCGTCGTTGACGACGAAGACCGTGAGAATGAGGGCGACCTGATTTGCGCCGCCGAGAAAATCACTCCCGAGATGGTGAACTTCATGCTGAAATATGCACGAGGCGTACTCTGCGCTCCTATCACCATCAGTCGTGCACAGGAACTCGACCTACCCCGTCAGGTAAGTGAGAACACATCTGTACTGGGCACTCCTTTTACAGTAACTGTCGATAAACTAGAAGGCTGTACCACAGGTGTATCAGCACATGACCGCGCTGCCACTATCCAGGCCTTGGCCGACCCCACTTCTACCCCTCAGACTTTCGGACGCCCCGGACATATCAACCCTCTCTATGCGCAAGACAATGGTGTGCTGCGCCGTTCTGGCCATACTGAAGCTGCCGTTGACCTGTGCAAACTGGCCGGGCTCTACCCTGCCGGTGCACTGATGGAGATTATGAACGACGACGGTACAATGGCTCGCATGCCTGAATTGCAGGCTTTTGCACAAGAGCATCAACTGAAAATCATCACCATTCGCGACCTGATTGCCTATCGCTTAAAACAGGAATCGCTCATCGAGGTGGGTGTTGAGGTTGACATGCCTACAGAGCACGGTCATTTCCGTATCATCCCTTTCAAGCAGAAATCAAACGGACAGGAGCATTTTGCCTTGATTAAAGGTGAATGGAAGGAAGACGAGCCTATTTTAGTACGCGTGCATTCTTCCTGCATGACTGGCGATATTCTTGGTTCAAAGCGCTGCGACTGCGGTGAACAATTGCACAAAGCCATGGAAATGATTGAAAAGGAAGGCAAAGGCGTCATCGTATATATGCAGCAGGAAGGCCGCGGTATCGGTCTGATGAACAAGTTGGCTGCCTATAAACTTCAGGAAGAGGGCTATGACACAGTCGATGCAAACCTCTGCTTGGGCTTCAAGGCTGATGAGCGCGACTATGGTTGCGGCGCACAGATGCTGAGACATCTCGGTGTTCACAAAATGCGCCTCATGACCAACAACCCCGTAAAGCGTGTAGGCCTGGAAGGCTATGGTCTGGAGATTATTGAAAACGTTCCCATCGAAGTAACTCCCAATCAATATAATCTTCGCTACTTAAAGACGAAGCAAGAGCGAATGGGACACATTCTACACCTCTAA
- a CDS encoding LptF/LptG family permease, with amino-acid sequence MLRIKKLDIFIAKQFGLLFAGTFFICQFVLMMQFLWRYVDELIGKGLTIDVLAKFFWYMGLMLMPQAFPLAILLSSLIAFGNLGESSELTAIKAAGISLMQAMRSLIFIVICIAGLSYFFQDVIGPEANRSFGRLLLAMKQTSPELEIPEGIFYDGLPETNLYVQKKDLESGHLYGIMIYRRTGSYEDQAIILADSGMLQSTAEKKHLLLTLWNGEWFENMRTQDVGGSAEIPYRRETFSHKTILLDYDGGFNMDDVSDLNHSAKVKSNSRILHDLDSLQQLCDSVGKQAFRSAYEYTLMIPKVNKDDSIRVAAQLAKGIDVDSIYAKLSGEKKLRVAKEAVNQSKSVTNDLAMKTDYSDYLNRDVRMHKMEAITKITLSLSCIIFFFIGAPLGAIIRKGGLGVPVIVSVLVFIVYYIFENSGMRMARADEWTVWFGKWISTMVLAPLAIFFTYKANKDSTVFNIDAYRMLMMRMLGLRQKRNITRKEVIVSDPDYALDAERLKNINAQIEAYSEEHKLLRWPSPIKVFFRPGDDHEIQRISDELEEAIEDLGYSRNRTILHELNNYPILATHAHTRPFERAWLNVITGLVLPVGIFFYCRMIRYRLRLYRDLRDIKAASSIIIPTAIELSEKKSQ; translated from the coding sequence ATGCTGCGTATCAAGAAACTCGACATATTCATAGCCAAGCAGTTCGGACTGCTTTTTGCGGGAACATTTTTCATCTGCCAGTTTGTGCTGATGATGCAGTTCTTGTGGCGATATGTTGACGAACTGATTGGTAAAGGCCTTACCATTGATGTGTTGGCAAAATTCTTCTGGTACATGGGATTGATGCTCATGCCACAGGCTTTCCCACTTGCTATCCTTCTTTCTTCACTGATAGCTTTCGGAAACCTTGGCGAGAGTTCAGAGCTCACAGCCATCAAAGCAGCAGGTATTTCATTGATGCAGGCCATGCGATCACTCATCTTCATAGTGATATGCATTGCAGGATTGTCTTATTTCTTCCAAGATGTGATTGGACCGGAAGCTAACCGTTCTTTCGGCCGATTGCTGTTGGCCATGAAGCAAACCAGTCCTGAACTGGAAATACCAGAAGGCATCTTTTACGACGGACTACCGGAGACAAACCTCTACGTACAAAAGAAAGATCTAGAATCCGGCCACCTCTACGGAATCATGATTTATCGCCGTACTGGCAGCTATGAAGACCAGGCCATTATCCTGGCCGACTCCGGTATGCTTCAATCTACAGCCGAGAAGAAACACTTACTGCTGACACTCTGGAACGGTGAGTGGTTTGAAAACATGCGCACACAGGACGTAGGCGGTTCTGCCGAGATTCCTTATCGCCGTGAGACATTCAGTCACAAAACCATTTTGCTCGATTACGACGGTGGCTTCAACATGGACGACGTATCAGACTTGAACCATAGTGCCAAGGTAAAGAGCAACAGTCGTATTCTTCACGACTTGGACTCTTTACAGCAGTTGTGCGACAGTGTTGGCAAACAGGCTTTCCGAAGCGCTTACGAGTACACGCTGATGATTCCTAAGGTGAACAAGGACGACTCTATCCGCGTGGCAGCCCAACTGGCCAAAGGCATAGACGTGGATTCTATCTATGCCAAGTTGAGTGGTGAGAAGAAACTGCGCGTGGCCAAGGAAGCGGTGAACCAGTCAAAGAGCGTGACCAACGACCTGGCCATGAAGACCGACTATTCCGACTATCTGAACCGTGACGTGAGAATGCATAAGATGGAGGCAATCACCAAGATTACCCTATCACTGTCGTGTATCATCTTCTTCTTTATCGGTGCTCCTCTGGGAGCCATCATTCGAAAAGGCGGTCTGGGTGTACCCGTCATTGTATCGGTATTAGTGTTTATCGTTTACTATATCTTCGAGAACTCAGGTATGCGCATGGCTCGCGCCGACGAATGGACAGTATGGTTTGGCAAGTGGATTTCGACAATGGTGCTGGCTCCACTGGCCATCTTCTTTACTTACAAAGCCAACAAAGACTCTACCGTTTTCAACATCGATGCCTATCGTATGCTGATGATGCGCATGCTCGGACTTCGTCAGAAACGAAACATCACCCGCAAGGAGGTGATTGTCTCCGATCCAGACTACGCCTTGGATGCTGAGCGTCTGAAAAACATCAACGCCCAGATTGAGGCCTATTCAGAAGAGCACAAACTGTTGCGCTGGCCCTCACCCATCAAGGTATTCTTCCGTCCGGGCGACGACCACGAAATTCAGCGTATCAGTGATGAACTTGAAGAAGCCATTGAGGATTTGGGATATTCGCGCAACAGAACCATCCTGCACGAATTAAACAACTACCCGATTCTTGCCACGCATGCTCATACACGGCCGTTCGAGAGAGCATGGCTCAATGTCATCACAGGCTTAGTACTCCCTGTCGGCATATTCTTCTACTGTAGAATGATTCGATACCGTCTGCGCCTGTATCGTGATTTGCGCGACATCAAAGCAGCTTCTTCAATTATCATTCCAACAGCAATTGAACTATCGGAAAAGAAATCTCAATAA
- a CDS encoding TolC family protein — MSNSRSIYCGLIAILASVSASAQQPWSLTQCIDHAVAHNISIKQYENKVKQDDIRLSTAKSQRLPDLNASANQNFSFGRGLTSENTYTNTNTSSTSFSLGTSVPLFTGLRITNNIALNRLNLQASTADLEKAKNDIRMAVAQAYVQILYNMEISDVAHRQIAIDSAQVARLKALLEVGRASEAELSQQKSAFAQSLLTATQADNNVQLSILALSQLLELESPDNFAVLRPLLPELKEGDVLPSPDAIFAEAVVIRPEVEADNIRVKMADKNISLAKADLYPQLSLSAGLGSNYYKTSGFKADPFSTQMKNNFSQYIGFNLSIPIFNRFQTRNSIRSARIDYQNQQLSLDNTRKQLYKEIQQAYYNTVAARQKLKSCTQASQSAADAFRLMTAKYEQGKANITEFNESKNNFLKTESDLTQARYEHLYQMAIIQFYRGQELKF, encoded by the coding sequence ATGAGTAATTCACGTTCAATATATTGCGGTCTTATCGCAATCCTTGCCTCCGTATCTGCCTCGGCTCAGCAGCCCTGGTCGCTCACACAGTGTATCGACCATGCAGTAGCCCACAATATTAGCATCAAGCAGTATGAGAACAAAGTAAAACAAGATGACATCCGGCTATCTACAGCCAAAAGTCAACGACTGCCAGACCTGAATGCTTCGGCCAACCAGAATTTCTCTTTCGGACGTGGTCTGACCTCAGAGAACACATACACCAATACAAACACCAGTAGCACCTCGTTCTCCCTGGGCACCAGCGTTCCATTGTTCACAGGCTTACGCATCACCAATAACATTGCATTGAACCGGCTGAACCTACAGGCTTCGACGGCCGATCTGGAAAAGGCCAAGAACGATATCCGCATGGCGGTGGCTCAAGCCTATGTTCAGATTCTCTACAACATGGAAATCAGCGATGTGGCTCATCGTCAGATTGCCATCGACTCTGCCCAAGTAGCACGTCTGAAGGCGCTGCTCGAAGTAGGAAGAGCCAGTGAGGCTGAACTGTCACAACAGAAATCAGCATTCGCACAAAGTCTTCTTACTGCCACCCAGGCCGACAACAATGTTCAGTTGTCCATCTTGGCCCTGTCACAGTTATTGGAACTGGAAAGTCCTGACAATTTTGCCGTACTCCGTCCCCTGCTGCCTGAACTGAAAGAAGGCGACGTCCTACCCTCTCCCGATGCTATTTTTGCTGAAGCAGTCGTTATCCGTCCTGAAGTAGAGGCCGACAATATCCGTGTAAAGATGGCCGACAAGAATATCTCGCTGGCTAAGGCCGATTTGTATCCACAACTGAGCCTTAGCGCCGGCTTAGGGAGCAACTATTACAAGACTTCCGGTTTCAAGGCCGATCCGTTCTCTACTCAGATGAAAAACAATTTCAGCCAATATATCGGATTCAACCTGAGCATTCCCATCTTCAACCGTTTTCAGACACGCAACAGCATCCGTTCTGCCCGTATTGACTATCAGAACCAGCAATTGTCACTTGACAACACCCGGAAGCAACTTTACAAAGAGATTCAGCAGGCCTACTATAATACGGTGGCCGCACGTCAGAAACTGAAGAGTTGTACACAGGCCAGTCAGAGTGCTGCCGATGCATTCCGCCTAATGACAGCAAAATATGAGCAGGGAAAGGCGAATATCACTGAATTCAACGAGTCGAAGAACAATTTCCTGAAAACTGAAAGCGATCTAACCCAAGCTCGCTATGAACATCTCTATCAGATGGCCATCATACAATTCTACAGAGGGCAGGAACTAAAATTCTAA
- a CDS encoding efflux RND transporter periplasmic adaptor subunit, giving the protein MKKYFKLIIAALVAIVFIGTFFFLWQKSQPKEIVYSEFTPEKKDIQKTTIITGTIEPRNEVSIKPQISGIIAELMKEPGQTVQAGEVIARVKVIPDMGQLSSAESRVRLSDINLSQVETDFKRTKSLHEQKLVSDEEFEKARQQLKQAREEKAAADDALQVVRDGISKSNASASSTLIRSTISGVILDIPVKVGNSVINSNTFNDGTTIATVANMQDLIFRGNIDETEVGQLNIGVPMKITIGALQDMNLDAALEYIAPKATQSNGANQFEIKAAIHLASLKDKNSGESAQLAYSGTNAIRAGFSANAEIVLAEAKQVLTLPESAIEFVGDSTFVNIVKGTDKEKQYERRAVDTGLSDGVNIEIKKGINDKDKVRGPQIISDDQND; this is encoded by the coding sequence ATGAAAAAATACTTCAAACTCATTATTGCTGCACTCGTAGCCATTGTATTCATTGGCACTTTTTTCTTCCTGTGGCAGAAAAGTCAGCCTAAAGAAATCGTCTATTCTGAATTTACGCCAGAAAAGAAGGACATTCAAAAGACAACCATCATTACCGGCACCATTGAGCCTCGCAATGAAGTGAGTATCAAGCCACAGATTTCCGGTATTATTGCCGAGCTGATGAAAGAACCTGGTCAGACAGTTCAGGCCGGTGAAGTGATAGCACGTGTAAAAGTGATTCCTGATATGGGACAGTTGTCGAGTGCAGAAAGCCGTGTACGTTTGTCTGACATCAACCTCAGTCAAGTGGAAACTGATTTCAAACGCACCAAGAGTCTGCACGAACAGAAACTGGTGAGCGATGAAGAGTTTGAGAAAGCTCGCCAGCAACTGAAACAGGCACGTGAAGAGAAGGCTGCTGCCGATGATGCTCTGCAGGTAGTGCGCGACGGTATCTCTAAGTCGAACGCTTCGGCATCATCCACACTCATCCGCTCTACCATCAGTGGCGTAATCCTGGACATTCCTGTAAAGGTGGGCAACTCTGTTATCAACAGCAACACCTTCAACGATGGTACAACTATTGCAACGGTGGCCAATATGCAGGACCTCATTTTCCGTGGCAACATCGATGAAACTGAAGTAGGACAACTCAACATCGGTGTTCCGATGAAAATCACCATCGGTGCCCTTCAAGACATGAACCTCGATGCTGCGCTTGAATATATTGCTCCTAAAGCAACTCAGAGCAATGGTGCCAACCAGTTTGAGATAAAGGCTGCTATTCACCTCGCCTCACTGAAAGACAAAAACTCTGGCGAGTCTGCTCAATTGGCCTATTCCGGAACAAACGCCATTCGCGCCGGTTTCTCTGCCAACGCCGAGATTGTGCTCGCCGAGGCCAAGCAAGTACTTACTCTGCCTGAGAGTGCTATTGAATTTGTTGGTGACAGCACTTTTGTCAACATCGTAAAGGGAACCGACAAGGAGAAGCAATATGAGCGTCGTGCTGTTGATACAGGTCTGAGCGATGGTGTCAACATCGAAATTAAGAAAGGTATCAACGACAAAGACAAAGTACGCGGTCCCCAAATCATTTCAGACGATCAGAACGATTAA
- a CDS encoding ABC transporter permease, with protein MRIDLDTYREILDTLTRNKSRSFLTGFGIFWGVFMLVTLIGGGQGLKELLNRNFDGFATNSAMIWAQPTTKAYKGFRKGRWWNMEYKDVERLKSRIPGLDVVSPVLFSNGGTAYYGDHKSSVGVNGVSSEYQKVNSPKLFYGRFLNETDVVQHRKVCVIGKKIYKDLFPGGGNPCGKFIRVDDIYYQIVGVDYNVSGGVSMGGSEAGTTLLLPITLMQQAYNRGTSVDMIAVTGKPGVVMSSIAPQIRETIGRAHTIDPQDERGIMVFNTEVLFQIQDSLFRGVNFLIWLVGLGTLLAGAIGVSNIMMVTVRERTTEIGIRRAIGATPKMILSQIIAESIVLTMVAGMSGILMAVSILQMLELGNTEDGILLAHFQVDFWTAILCALVIATMGVLAGLPPAARAMTIKPVDAMRDE; from the coding sequence ATGAGAATAGATTTAGATACATATCGCGAAATACTCGACACGCTGACTCGCAACAAGTCACGTTCGTTCCTCACGGGATTCGGCATCTTCTGGGGCGTATTCATGCTTGTAACCCTCATTGGTGGCGGGCAGGGACTTAAAGAACTGCTCAACCGAAATTTTGATGGTTTTGCCACCAATTCTGCCATGATTTGGGCCCAGCCTACCACAAAGGCCTACAAAGGTTTTCGCAAAGGGCGCTGGTGGAATATGGAATACAAGGATGTAGAACGACTGAAAAGCCGCATACCCGGTCTCGACGTTGTTTCACCTGTTCTTTTCAGTAACGGTGGAACCGCTTATTACGGCGACCACAAATCGTCGGTTGGTGTAAATGGCGTATCGTCCGAATACCAGAAAGTGAACAGTCCGAAATTATTCTATGGTCGTTTTTTGAATGAAACGGATGTAGTTCAGCACCGGAAAGTATGTGTCATAGGCAAGAAAATTTATAAGGACCTGTTCCCTGGCGGTGGAAATCCTTGTGGTAAATTCATCCGCGTTGATGATATCTACTATCAGATAGTCGGCGTCGATTACAACGTATCTGGCGGTGTATCAATGGGCGGTTCAGAAGCCGGCACTACCCTACTATTACCAATCACACTGATGCAACAGGCGTATAACCGTGGCACGAGTGTCGATATGATTGCTGTGACGGGAAAGCCCGGCGTGGTGATGTCGTCCATTGCCCCACAGATACGAGAGACTATAGGACGCGCACATACCATCGACCCACAGGACGAGCGCGGCATTATGGTGTTCAACACCGAAGTCCTGTTCCAGATACAAGACTCCCTGTTCCGCGGTGTCAACTTTCTGATTTGGCTTGTCGGACTGGGAACTTTGCTGGCCGGCGCCATTGGTGTAAGCAACATCATGATGGTCACCGTACGTGAACGCACCACCGAAATAGGCATTCGACGTGCCATCGGTGCTACGCCAAAAATGATTCTCTCACAGATTATTGCCGAGAGTATAGTCCTTACAATGGTGGCTGGAATGAGTGGAATCCTAATGGCTGTATCCATTCTGCAGATGCTGGAATTAGGCAATACCGAAGACGGTATCTTACTGGCCCACTTCCAAGTGGATTTCTGGACAGCCATTCTCTGTGCCTTGGTCATCGCTACCATGGGCGTACTTGCTGGTCTGCCACCGGCAGCAAGAGCTATGACCATCAAACCTGTCGATGCGATGCGCGACGAATAA